The Candidatus Phaeomarinobacter ectocarpi genome includes a region encoding these proteins:
- a CDS encoding DUF2125 domain-containing protein has product MHYRSHVMQPTLVCTPPQYRKSGPMLNRIPKISYPLLGLLLLMGLYWIYWSTLADRMKVEVENWAAAQSRNGITVTWDDMRARGWPLRLRLELDNLRYDAANADVPWSWTTPEFHAHALPYRLNHIIASAKSPMQVTYGADEAQQNWEVTADGTDASYVMESGAPARLAIDLQSVVATRLDMPATVGAERLQLHARKADDVPGAVDIALRGADIAMGKTVAPGITDVLGPLINHVGIQSRVTANAGDNVFQDIALLQLEGSEIQVSQGTVTWGETGATGSGKLDIAPDGTSNGRFDTTLKGHDTIVDGLIAQDLVARNLEGTLKSALAILSLTSGAEPGSIRLPIIIRDSEVYLGPVPLNL; this is encoded by the coding sequence ATGCACTATCGTTCGCACGTGATGCAGCCGACACTCGTCTGCACACCCCCGCAATATCGCAAGTCTGGCCCCATGCTCAACCGCATCCCTAAAATCTCCTACCCGCTTCTCGGCCTGCTCCTGCTCATGGGCCTGTACTGGATCTACTGGAGCACCCTGGCGGACCGCATGAAGGTCGAAGTGGAAAACTGGGCCGCCGCCCAATCGCGCAACGGCATCACAGTCACCTGGGACGACATGCGCGCCCGCGGCTGGCCCCTGCGCCTGCGCCTGGAACTCGACAATCTGCGCTATGACGCTGCCAATGCAGATGTGCCGTGGAGCTGGACCACTCCAGAGTTCCACGCCCACGCCCTGCCCTATCGCCTCAACCACATCATTGCGTCCGCTAAAAGCCCCATGCAGGTGACCTACGGTGCAGACGAAGCACAACAAAACTGGGAAGTGACCGCTGACGGCACGGACGCAAGCTACGTCATGGAGAGTGGCGCTCCGGCGCGTCTGGCCATCGATCTGCAATCAGTCGTGGCCACCCGCCTTGATATGCCCGCAACCGTCGGTGCCGAGCGTCTCCAGCTCCACGCCCGCAAGGCCGATGATGTACCAGGCGCCGTCGACATCGCCCTGCGCGGCGCTGATATCGCCATGGGAAAGACAGTGGCACCCGGCATCACAGACGTTCTCGGCCCGCTCATCAACCATGTCGGCATTCAGTCGCGTGTAACCGCCAATGCAGGCGACAACGTGTTTCAGGATATCGCGTTGCTGCAGCTTGAAGGCAGCGAAATCCAGGTCTCACAGGGCACTGTCACCTGGGGCGAAACCGGAGCAACCGGGTCAGGCAAACTGGACATCGCCCCGGACGGCACAAGCAATGGCCGTTTCGATACAACCCTCAAAGGCCATGACACCATCGTTGATGGATTGATCGCCCAGGACCTTGTGGCCCGCAATCTTGAAGGCACGCTGAAATCAGCGCTCGCCATCCTGTCCCTGACATCAGGCGCGGAGCCGGGGAGCATCCGCCTCCCGATCATCATCCGCGACAGCGAAGTCTATCTGGGTCCGGTGCCGCTCAATCTCTGA
- the metW gene encoding methionine biosynthesis protein MetW has protein sequence MAAAMPAPPRATRADLARIAELVSHGARVLDIGCGDGQLLEIMRDERGVDGRGIELSQTGVNACVSRGLSVIQGDADTDLADYPDRAFDFVILSQTIQATQNPREVMTQMMRIGRRVIVSFPNFGHWKVRTHVALRGRMPVTSSLGYEWWETPNIHLCTLTDFTALCDLLGADVERTITLGSMFGGSGAVRTQKGPPGWWANLTAEQAIFVLDCQ, from the coding sequence ATGGCTGCTGCAATGCCCGCCCCACCCCGCGCCACCCGCGCCGACCTTGCCCGCATCGCCGAGCTTGTGAGCCATGGCGCCCGCGTGCTCGACATTGGCTGTGGCGACGGGCAATTGCTGGAGATCATGCGCGATGAGCGCGGCGTTGATGGCCGTGGCATCGAGCTGTCACAGACCGGCGTGAATGCGTGTGTGTCGCGTGGTCTTTCTGTCATCCAAGGCGACGCCGACACCGACCTTGCGGACTATCCCGACCGCGCCTTTGATTTCGTGATCCTGTCGCAAACCATTCAGGCTACCCAGAACCCGCGCGAAGTGATGACGCAGATGATGCGCATTGGCCGCCGGGTGATCGTGTCATTCCCCAATTTCGGTCACTGGAAAGTCCGAACCCATGTCGCCCTGCGCGGCCGCATGCCGGTCACGTCGTCGCTGGGATATGAGTGGTGGGAAACGCCGAATATTCATCTGTGTACCCTCACAGATTTTACAGCCCTGTGTGATCTGCTGGGCGCGGACGTTGAGCGCACCATTACCCTAGGCAGCATGTTCGGAGGCTCTGGCGCCGTCCGGACACAAAAAGGCCCGCCCGGCTGGTGGGCAAACCTCACCGCCGAACAGGCCATTTTCGTGCTGGATTGCCAGTAA
- a CDS encoding P-II family nitrogen regulator, with protein MRMVTAIIKPSRIDEVLTAMSGIGIQGLTVTEVKGYGRQKGQTEIYRGAEYVVQLVPKVRVDVACDDAMADKVADAIAGAAKTGKIGDGKIFISDLQAAMRIRTGETGAEAIAG; from the coding sequence ATGCGCATGGTCACAGCAATTATCAAACCATCACGGATCGACGAAGTTCTGACGGCCATGTCCGGCATTGGCATTCAGGGTCTGACCGTCACAGAGGTGAAGGGCTATGGCCGCCAGAAAGGCCAGACCGAGATTTACCGTGGCGCTGAATATGTGGTGCAGCTCGTGCCGAAGGTACGTGTCGATGTGGCGTGCGACGATGCCATGGCAGACAAGGTAGCAGACGCCATTGCCGGTGCGGCCAAGACAGGCAAGATCGGTGACGGCAAGATCTTCATCAGCGATCTCCAGGCCGCCATGCGTATTCGCACCGGTGAAACCGGCGCGGAAGCCATCGCAGGCTAA
- the metX gene encoding homoserine O-acetyltransferase MetX, with protein MTNVETSFDAEGAASGAQSHVHVFGPDQPLRLDGGVDLTPFEIAYQTYGELNADKSNAVLITHALTGDQHAANAHPATGKAGWWNHMVGPGRPIDTDKYFVICQNVIGGCLGTTGPTAINPATDEPYGLNFPVITIGDMVRAQAMLVEALGIEQLFCVAGGSMGGMQVLEWCASFPERVFSAIPIATAARHSAQNIAFHEVGRQAIMADPNWQSGNYNAEDSYPSKGLAVARMAAHITYLSEAALHRKFGRNLQDRESVTYGFEADFQIESYLRHQGFTFVDRFDANAYLFITRAMDYFDLAADHARRHGLESGTLADAFRGTTTRFCVASFTSDWLYPTSESRQIVHALNAVAANVSFVEIESDKGHDAFLLDEPELFATISGFIGASARARGL; from the coding sequence ATGACGAACGTTGAGACCAGTTTTGACGCTGAAGGGGCCGCATCCGGCGCCCAAAGCCATGTCCATGTCTTTGGACCCGACCAGCCGCTCAGGCTGGACGGTGGCGTCGATCTGACGCCGTTCGAGATCGCCTACCAGACCTATGGCGAACTGAACGCCGACAAATCAAACGCGGTTCTCATTACCCACGCGCTGACCGGCGACCAGCATGCCGCCAATGCCCACCCGGCCACAGGCAAGGCCGGCTGGTGGAACCATATGGTGGGGCCGGGCCGTCCGATTGATACGGACAAGTACTTTGTCATCTGCCAGAACGTGATCGGCGGCTGCCTGGGCACGACCGGTCCAACTGCCATCAACCCGGCAACCGACGAGCCCTATGGCCTCAACTTCCCGGTCATCACCATCGGCGACATGGTGCGGGCGCAGGCCATGCTGGTTGAAGCGCTGGGAATCGAGCAACTGTTCTGCGTCGCCGGCGGCTCCATGGGCGGCATGCAGGTGCTTGAGTGGTGTGCGTCTTTCCCCGAGCGGGTCTTCAGCGCCATTCCCATTGCCACCGCAGCGCGGCATTCAGCTCAGAACATCGCGTTCCACGAAGTGGGTCGCCAAGCCATCATGGCTGACCCCAACTGGCAGAGCGGCAACTACAACGCCGAGGACAGCTACCCCTCAAAGGGGCTGGCGGTTGCCCGCATGGCTGCACACATCACCTATCTGTCGGAAGCAGCGCTGCACAGAAAGTTCGGCCGCAACCTGCAGGACCGCGAAAGCGTCACCTACGGGTTTGAAGCCGACTTCCAGATTGAGAGCTATCTGCGCCACCAGGGCTTCACCTTCGTGGATCGCTTTGACGCGAACGCCTATCTCTTCATTACCCGCGCCATGGACTATTTCGATCTCGCCGCCGACCACGCCCGCCGCCACGGGCTTGAAAGTGGCACGCTGGCCGATGCCTTCCGTGGCACGACAACGCGTTTCTGCGTGGCGTCATTCACCAGCGACTGGCTGTACCCAACGTCTGAGAGCCGCCAGATCGTGCACGCGCTCAACGCCGTTGCCGCCAATGTGAGTTTCGTCGAGATCGAGAGCGACAAGGGCCACGACGCATTCCTGCTGGATGAGCCGGAGCTGTTTGCAACGATTTCAGGTTTCATCGGCGCGTCTGCCCGCGCGCGTGGATTGTAG
- a CDS encoding prephenate/arogenate dehydrogenase family protein, producing MSEPLFERVAILGLGLLGASLAHAVRRGGLATHIAGFARSPKTRARARELGFCDEVCEIAEDAARGADLIVLAAPVGAFAALAETIAPVLSQGAIVTDVGSVKSAVVRDVSPHIPDGVHFVPGHPIAGTEQSGPDAGFAELFDGRWCILTPIGAAEDDVAHVADRAEVEKLAQFWRGCGSDVDFMDPHHHDLVLAITSHLPHLIAYNIVGTAADLETVTQSDVIKYSAGGFRDFTRIAASDPTMWRDIFLNNREAVLEMLGRFAEDLSALQRAIRWGDGDTLFTLFSHTRDIRRSIIDAGQDSAVPDFGRHAKPGDDEQ from the coding sequence ATGAGTGAACCGCTGTTTGAGCGTGTCGCCATTCTCGGGCTTGGGCTGCTTGGGGCATCCCTTGCCCATGCGGTGCGCCGTGGCGGCCTTGCCACACACATTGCGGGCTTTGCGCGCTCGCCGAAGACGCGGGCCAGGGCGCGCGAGCTTGGGTTCTGCGACGAGGTTTGCGAGATCGCGGAGGATGCAGCCAGGGGCGCTGACCTGATTGTGCTGGCAGCTCCCGTCGGGGCGTTTGCTGCTCTGGCTGAAACCATTGCGCCGGTGCTGTCACAAGGTGCCATCGTGACGGATGTGGGGTCGGTCAAGTCAGCGGTGGTGCGGGATGTCAGTCCGCATATTCCGGATGGGGTTCACTTTGTGCCCGGCCACCCGATTGCGGGCACGGAACAGTCCGGGCCTGATGCAGGCTTTGCCGAACTGTTTGACGGGCGCTGGTGCATTCTGACGCCGATTGGGGCGGCGGAAGATGATGTGGCCCATGTGGCGGACCGTGCAGAGGTTGAAAAGCTGGCGCAGTTCTGGCGCGGCTGCGGCAGCGACGTGGATTTCATGGACCCGCACCATCATGATCTGGTGCTGGCCATTACCAGTCACCTGCCGCATCTGATCGCTTACAACATTGTGGGCACAGCGGCAGACCTTGAGACGGTGACCCAGTCTGATGTCATCAAGTATTCCGCCGGCGGTTTTCGTGACTTCACACGTATTGCAGCGTCAGATCCGACCATGTGGCGCGATATCTTTTTGAACAATCGCGAAGCGGTGCTGGAGATGCTGGGGCGCTTTGCGGAAGACCTGTCTGCCCTGCAGCGGGCGATCCGCTGGGGCGATGGGGACACGCTGTTTACTCTGTTCTCCCACACGCGCGATATTCGCCGTAGCATCATTGATGCGGGACAGGACTCAGCTGTGCCTGATTTTGGGCGTCACGCAAAACCGGGCGACGACGAGCAGTAG
- a CDS encoding chorismate mutase, producing the protein MSASTKTPPAEAAETGSETDKVTDLAAARVEIDRIDDEIHDLLMARAEVVGQVAAAKGPALLSASPIRIEREAQMLRRLVARHKGPLPFMSVADLWHELIAAMTAIQAPFAATIAGGDGAVQRFDLARQQFGSSIPVTVAEDARNAVRQVADGSAGVAVLPAPENGQRGAKPGDAPWWTLLNRAEGSPSIVAALPFVVAAEGDAPVRRRYLAGDGPRAVVVAKAPRNPSGDDITLVVSTSSGFVSPDICGAAFEKAGLSAWRLAFADDPHAGPETDKGAGAPQLHLIAIDGHIEGDDERLSLMDTRHGGPFGETYPVGGYPVPIGL; encoded by the coding sequence ATGTCCGCGTCGACAAAAACCCCGCCTGCTGAAGCGGCCGAGACTGGCTCTGAGACCGACAAGGTCACGGACCTGGCTGCTGCGCGCGTGGAAATTGACCGGATTGACGATGAAATCCACGATTTGCTGATGGCGCGGGCGGAAGTCGTGGGTCAGGTGGCTGCCGCCAAGGGCCCAGCGCTTCTGTCTGCCAGCCCGATCCGCATCGAGCGTGAGGCCCAGATGCTGCGGCGTCTCGTGGCCCGCCACAAAGGTCCCTTGCCTTTTATGTCCGTTGCCGACCTCTGGCATGAGCTGATTGCGGCGATGACGGCCATTCAGGCACCTTTTGCCGCGACGATTGCCGGCGGTGACGGTGCGGTGCAGCGGTTTGACCTCGCCCGTCAGCAATTTGGGTCGAGCATTCCCGTGACAGTGGCCGAGGATGCCCGCAACGCGGTGCGCCAGGTCGCTGACGGGTCGGCCGGTGTCGCGGTGCTGCCGGCGCCTGAAAATGGTCAGCGTGGGGCAAAGCCCGGGGATGCGCCCTGGTGGACATTGCTCAATCGTGCTGAAGGATCGCCCAGCATTGTGGCGGCGCTGCCTTTTGTTGTGGCTGCTGAAGGTGATGCCCCGGTGCGGCGGCGGTATCTGGCCGGTGATGGTCCACGTGCGGTTGTGGTGGCGAAAGCACCGCGCAATCCGTCCGGCGACGACATCACTTTGGTTGTTTCCACGTCTTCGGGTTTTGTCAGCCCCGACATTTGCGGAGCCGCTTTTGAAAAAGCCGGATTGTCCGCATGGCGTCTTGCCTTTGCTGATGACCCCCATGCGGGTCCTGAAACGGACAAGGGCGCCGGTGCGCCCCAGCTTCATCTGATCGCCATTGATGGTCACATTGAAGGTGACGATGAACGGCTTAGCCTCATGGATACACGCCATGGCGGCCCGTTCGGAGAGACCTATCCGGTTGGCGGTTATCCGGTGCCAATCGGCCTCTGA
- a CDS encoding methyltransferase domain-containing protein, whose amino-acid sequence MHLDVVDLRDFYGRPLGRVARRLVGRAVRACWPNVAGMSVVGLGYATPFLGMFRDEATRVAALMPAQQGVLHWPRDGKFLTGLVDEVCLPLSDSSVDRLLLVHHLEGADQLRPALREAWRVLAPGGRILIVAPNRRGMWARGEGSPFGSGQPFSRGQLVSLLRNAMFTPVEWSSALYMPPVGWRMFLRSAIAWERLGATLWPRFSGVILVEATKQIYAPTGHRERARRRLPLVAPVRAPAPARDLWMDAADDE is encoded by the coding sequence ATGCATCTGGATGTCGTTGATTTGCGAGACTTTTACGGGCGGCCGCTTGGGCGTGTTGCGCGGCGGCTTGTGGGTCGGGCCGTGCGGGCGTGCTGGCCCAATGTCGCCGGCATGAGCGTTGTTGGTCTGGGCTATGCGACGCCCTTTCTGGGCATGTTCCGTGATGAGGCAACACGCGTGGCGGCCTTGATGCCTGCGCAGCAGGGTGTCCTGCACTGGCCGAGGGATGGGAAATTCCTGACGGGGCTGGTGGACGAAGTCTGCCTGCCGCTATCGGATTCCTCCGTAGACCGGTTGTTGCTGGTGCATCATCTGGAAGGGGCGGACCAGCTGCGGCCTGCGTTGCGCGAAGCGTGGCGCGTGCTTGCCCCGGGTGGGCGGATCCTGATTGTCGCGCCGAACCGACGGGGCATGTGGGCACGCGGGGAGGGGTCACCCTTTGGGAGCGGCCAGCCATTCTCGCGCGGGCAGCTTGTGTCGCTGTTGCGCAATGCCATGTTCACGCCGGTTGAATGGTCGTCGGCGCTTTACATGCCGCCTGTCGGCTGGCGGATGTTTTTGCGGTCAGCGATTGCGTGGGAGCGATTGGGGGCGACGCTGTGGCCTCGTTTTTCCGGTGTGATTCTGGTGGAAGCCACCAAGCAGATCTATGCCCCAACGGGCCATCGCGAACGGGCCCGCCGCCGCCTACCTTTGGTGGCGCCGGTGCGCGCGCCGGCACCTGCCCGCGATCTATGGATGGATGCTGCGGATGACGAGTGA
- a CDS encoding DUF3995 domain-containing protein — protein MMIAYPLMSLLILIGLIHAYWGLGGRWPGTDDTSFVEHVVGRTKDMQPPTPLACFGVSAALVIAACLVAIKAGGISNASVPPIAIDVAFWGAASVFALRGVAGYIPVAMAYARDTPFHRLNRLYYSPLCLIIAAGFAQIGFSAN, from the coding sequence ATGATGATTGCATACCCGCTCATGTCGCTGCTCATCCTGATTGGCCTCATCCACGCCTATTGGGGGCTGGGTGGCCGGTGGCCCGGTACCGACGACACAAGCTTTGTGGAACATGTGGTGGGGCGCACCAAAGACATGCAGCCGCCTACACCCCTGGCCTGCTTTGGGGTATCGGCAGCACTTGTCATAGCCGCCTGCCTGGTCGCTATAAAGGCTGGAGGTATCTCAAATGCCTCAGTGCCGCCCATCGCCATTGATGTGGCTTTTTGGGGTGCCGCATCGGTCTTTGCACTGCGCGGCGTCGCGGGATACATCCCCGTGGCCATGGCCTATGCCCGCGACACGCCCTTCCATCGCCTCAACCGACTGTATTACTCGCCCCTGTGCCTCATCATCGCAGCGGGATTTGCACAGATCGGCTTCAGCGCCAATTGA
- the hisC gene encoding histidinol-phosphate transaminase, whose translation MGEITPRDGIEGITPYKAGEAKIAGRDTAIKLSANETPLGPSPEARKAYLDAAQSMEIYPDGGYGGLRGAIAKRYGLDASRIVCGNGSDELFHLLAQAFLGKGDEAIHTEHGFAVYRIATQAAGGVPVEVTESGLTTDVDAILGAVTDRTRMVFVANPNNPTGTYIPIDEVKRLQAGLPGNVLLIMDAAYAEYVQRNDYEAGLELVATSPNVVMTRTFSKVHGLAALRVGWLYGPETVVDAMNRVRGPFNVSAPAQAAAMAAIEDTGHVAKSVAHNQEWLEKLTTQFTSIGIEVVPAVANFLLLRFSGENGKTADAADAFLRERGLILRGTASYKLPDCLRMTIGLAEQNELVVAALTDFMAGSASP comes from the coding sequence ATGGGTGAGATTACACCGCGCGACGGTATTGAGGGGATCACCCCTTACAAGGCAGGCGAAGCAAAAATCGCCGGGCGCGATACCGCGATCAAACTTTCTGCAAACGAAACACCGCTGGGGCCAAGCCCCGAGGCGCGCAAGGCGTATCTTGACGCTGCGCAGTCGATGGAGATTTACCCCGACGGTGGGTATGGCGGGCTTCGTGGTGCCATTGCCAAGCGCTATGGGCTGGATGCCTCGCGCATTGTGTGTGGCAACGGGTCGGACGAGCTGTTTCACCTGCTGGCGCAGGCCTTTCTGGGCAAGGGCGATGAAGCCATTCACACGGAGCACGGCTTTGCGGTCTATCGCATTGCGACGCAGGCCGCCGGTGGTGTGCCTGTGGAAGTGACCGAAAGCGGACTGACGACAGATGTGGACGCCATTCTCGGAGCTGTGACCGACCGCACGCGCATGGTGTTTGTGGCCAATCCCAACAACCCAACGGGCACATACATTCCCATCGACGAAGTCAAGCGCTTGCAGGCTGGATTGCCGGGCAACGTGTTGCTGATCATGGATGCTGCGTATGCGGAATATGTGCAGCGCAATGACTATGAGGCAGGTCTTGAGCTCGTGGCGACATCGCCCAACGTGGTGATGACGCGGACGTTCTCAAAGGTGCACGGGCTTGCGGCCTTGCGTGTGGGGTGGCTCTACGGGCCTGAAACGGTTGTGGATGCCATGAACCGGGTGCGCGGACCGTTCAATGTGAGCGCGCCGGCACAGGCGGCGGCGATGGCAGCGATTGAAGACACGGGCCACGTGGCCAAGTCGGTGGCGCACAATCAGGAGTGGCTTGAGAAACTGACCACTCAGTTCACATCGATTGGCATTGAAGTTGTTCCGGCGGTGGCGAATTTTCTGCTGCTGCGGTTTTCCGGCGAAAACGGAAAGACGGCGGACGCGGCAGATGCGTTTCTGCGCGAGCGCGGTCTGATCCTGCGGGGGACGGCTTCTTACAAGCTGCCGGACTGTCTGCGGATGACCATTGGTCTGGCGGAGCAGAACGAACTGGTTGTGGCGGCGCTCACCGACTTTATGGCCGGGAGTGCATCCCCATGA